One Caulobacter segnis genomic window carries:
- the apaG gene encoding Co2+/Mg2+ efflux protein ApaG, with translation MRSIRRETSPSLQRMRRRRGQDGAAYEARTRDIVVRVFPTYAAEESSPEQGLYLWSYTVEIENHGVETVTLISRRWTIVDGFNRVNDVEGSGVVGEQPELKPREAFRYVSNCPLPTPSGVMKGSYSMVTDEGELFDVEIPEFSLHLPGAMLKLN, from the coding sequence GTGCGCTCGATCAGGCGTGAGACCTCGCCCTCGCTGCAACGAATGCGCCGGCGCCGCGGCCAGGACGGCGCGGCGTACGAGGCGCGCACCCGCGACATCGTCGTGCGCGTCTTCCCCACCTACGCGGCCGAGGAGTCCTCGCCCGAGCAGGGTCTCTACCTGTGGTCCTACACGGTGGAGATCGAGAACCACGGCGTCGAGACGGTGACCCTGATCTCGCGTCGCTGGACGATCGTCGACGGCTTCAACCGCGTGAACGACGTGGAAGGCAGCGGCGTGGTCGGCGAGCAGCCGGAACTCAAGCCGCGCGAGGCGTTCCGCTACGTCTCCAACTGCCCCCTGCCCACGCCCTCGGGCGTGATGAAGGGCAGCTATTCGATGGTCACCGACGAGGGCGAACTGTTCGACGTCGAGATCCCGGAGTTCTCGCTGCATCTGCCGGGCGCGATGCTGAAGCTGAACTGA
- a CDS encoding ABC transporter permease has product MRDMAESVIPPQPRDYHGWNWSGFVTLYQREIRRFWKVGTQTVAAPVVTTLLYMLVFVVAVGASRPAVGGVTFGHFVAPGLIMMAILNNAFANSSSSLIQAKMMGLTPDFLTPPLSALEQVLGFALGAATRGVVVGAVTALVIGVLPGAGLSIAHLWAILYFGVAASLILGLAGVLAGLWSEKFDQLAAVTNFLIMPMTFLSGTFYLVDKLPEPFRSASHFNPFFYLIDGFRYGFIGHADGSIAIGVVSTGALTVALFLWCWRLFVTGYRLKS; this is encoded by the coding sequence ATGAGAGACATGGCCGAAAGCGTCATTCCGCCGCAGCCGCGCGACTATCACGGCTGGAACTGGAGCGGGTTCGTAACCCTGTATCAGCGTGAAATCCGCCGGTTCTGGAAGGTCGGGACTCAGACGGTGGCCGCGCCGGTGGTCACCACGCTGCTCTACATGCTGGTCTTCGTGGTCGCCGTGGGCGCCAGCCGCCCGGCGGTGGGCGGGGTGACCTTCGGCCATTTCGTGGCCCCCGGCCTGATCATGATGGCGATCCTGAACAACGCCTTCGCCAATTCCTCGTCCTCGCTGATCCAGGCCAAGATGATGGGGCTGACGCCGGACTTCCTGACCCCGCCGCTGTCGGCGCTGGAACAGGTGCTGGGTTTCGCCCTGGGCGCGGCGACGCGCGGCGTCGTGGTCGGGGCGGTCACCGCCCTGGTGATCGGCGTGCTGCCGGGCGCGGGCCTGTCGATCGCGCATCTGTGGGCGATCCTCTATTTCGGCGTCGCGGCCTCGCTGATCCTGGGCCTGGCCGGCGTCCTGGCCGGGCTGTGGTCGGAGAAGTTCGACCAGCTGGCGGCCGTCACCAACTTCCTGATCATGCCCATGACCTTCCTGTCGGGCACCTTCTACCTGGTCGACAAGCTGCCGGAGCCGTTCCGCTCGGCCAGCCACTTCAACCCGTTCTTCTATCTGATCGACGGCTTCCGCTACGGCTTCATCGGCCATGCCGACGGCTCGATCGCGATCGGGGTGGTCAGCACCGGCGCGCTGACGGTGGCGCTGTTCCTGTGGTGCTGGCGCCTGTTCGTCACCGGCTATCGCCTGAAGAGCTGA
- the metZ gene encoding O-succinylhomoserine sulfhydrylase yields MAEDPKDWDVATKLIRGGIARSQFMETAEALYLTQGFTYDSAEGADRRFSGEDPGFVYSRFNNPTVKMFEDRLALLEGAEVCRAQATGMASIHSALMGLVRAGDHVVAGRALFGSCRWIVAEWLPRFGVETTFVDATDLKAWEAAIRPNTKAVLIETPSNPVLEITDIRGVSELAHAVGAKVIVDNVFATPIFQKPLELGADVVVYSATKHIDGQGRVLGGAILTSEAINEEFYRDSLRHTGPSLSPFNAWVMLKGLETLDLRVRRQTDSALTLSNTIAEHKKVQRVLYPFRPDHPGHNVAKSQMTGGGTVIALDLGTREAAFKFLNALEIVDISNNLGDAKSMATHPPTTTHRSVPEEERPLLGVTEGGVRLSVGLESVEDLKRDVIRALDQA; encoded by the coding sequence ATGGCCGAGGATCCAAAAGACTGGGACGTCGCGACGAAGCTCATTCGTGGGGGGATCGCGCGCTCGCAGTTCATGGAGACCGCCGAGGCGCTCTATCTGACGCAAGGCTTCACCTATGACAGCGCCGAGGGCGCCGACCGCCGCTTCTCGGGCGAGGATCCCGGCTTCGTCTATTCGCGGTTCAACAATCCGACCGTGAAGATGTTTGAGGACCGCCTGGCCCTGCTGGAGGGCGCGGAAGTCTGCCGCGCCCAGGCGACCGGCATGGCCTCGATCCACTCGGCCCTGATGGGCCTGGTCCGCGCCGGCGACCACGTGGTGGCCGGCCGCGCCCTGTTCGGCTCGTGCCGCTGGATCGTCGCCGAGTGGCTGCCGCGCTTCGGCGTCGAGACCACCTTCGTCGACGCCACCGACCTCAAGGCCTGGGAAGCGGCAATCCGCCCCAACACCAAAGCCGTGCTGATCGAGACGCCCTCGAACCCCGTGCTGGAGATCACCGACATCCGCGGCGTGTCCGAACTGGCCCACGCGGTCGGCGCCAAGGTCATCGTCGACAACGTCTTCGCCACCCCGATCTTCCAGAAGCCGCTGGAGCTGGGCGCCGACGTCGTCGTCTATTCGGCCACCAAGCATATCGACGGCCAGGGCCGCGTGCTGGGCGGGGCCATCCTGACCAGCGAGGCGATCAACGAGGAGTTCTACCGCGACAGCCTGCGCCACACCGGCCCGTCGCTGTCGCCGTTCAACGCCTGGGTCATGCTGAAGGGCCTCGAGACCCTGGACCTGCGCGTGCGCCGCCAGACCGACAGCGCCTTGACGCTGTCCAACACCATCGCCGAGCACAAGAAGGTCCAGCGGGTCCTCTACCCCTTCCGTCCCGACCATCCGGGCCACAACGTCGCCAAGTCGCAGATGACCGGCGGCGGCACGGTGATCGCCCTGGACCTCGGCACGCGCGAGGCGGCGTTCAAGTTCCTGAATGCGCTGGAGATCGTCGATATCTCCAACAATCTGGGCGACGCCAAGTCGATGGCGACCCACCCGCCGACCACCACCCACCGCTCGGTGCCGGAAGAGGAACGCCCGCTGCTGGGCGTGACCGAGGGCGGCGTGCGCCTGTCCGTCGGCCTGGAAAGCGTCGAGGACCTCAAGAGGGATGTGATCCGTGCGCTCGATCAGGCGTGA
- a CDS encoding DUF2093 domain-containing protein, with protein MNAFDRDLGKSDGLAVLHYGDGEYAVLSPGRFVLCAVTNKQIPLEALRYWSPEHQEAYAGPAEALKRWQQA; from the coding sequence ATGAACGCTTTCGATCGAGATCTCGGCAAGTCCGACGGCCTGGCCGTCCTGCACTATGGCGACGGCGAATACGCCGTGCTCAGCCCCGGCCGCTTCGTGCTGTGCGCCGTGACCAACAAGCAGATCCCGCTGGAGGCCCTGCGCTACTGGAGCCCCGAGCACCAGGAAGCCTATGCCGGTCCCGCCGAGGCGCTGAAGCGTTGGCAGCAGGCCTGA
- the xseA gene encoding exodeoxyribonuclease VII large subunit, whose amino-acid sequence MTDLAPNDSNAPPYSVSELAFALKRTLEDRYGFVRLRGELSKVTHHSNGHVYLTIKDDKAAIDGVVWKGNVRSLGVRPEHGLEVIVTGKITTYPAGSRYQIVIDSMEAAGVGALLAQLERLKAKLAAEGLFAPERKRPLPTMPAVVGVITSPTGAVIRDILHRIRDRWPCQVLVWPCVVQGDAAAGQVSAAIRGFNAIQPGGPVPRPDILIVARGGGSVEDLWAFNDESLARTVAEGTIPLISAVGHETDTTLIDFVSDRRAPTPTAAAEMATPVLAELRALISDFDRRLNRCGARTIEERRSRLLGAARGLPRPNDLLALAQQRFDIASGRLDAALHRNTTVHAQDLLKVTARLTPDALRRQHAAKADRLADLGARLNACGTRAPERARTHARLPVLWERLRSAGARRLTRAEDQLANLDKLRQSLNPRRPMELGFALVRKADGTIVRTSAALALGDHVSLQFADGEREAVIGDEGPAPSSAPPVRPPPAPPRPKPVPPKTDQGDLF is encoded by the coding sequence ATGACGGACCTCGCGCCGAACGATTCCAACGCGCCGCCCTATTCGGTCTCCGAGCTGGCCTTCGCCCTGAAGCGCACGCTGGAGGACCGCTACGGCTTCGTGCGGCTGCGCGGCGAGCTCAGCAAGGTCACGCACCACAGCAACGGCCACGTCTACCTGACCATCAAGGACGACAAGGCCGCCATCGACGGCGTCGTCTGGAAGGGCAATGTCCGCAGCCTTGGGGTGCGGCCCGAGCACGGGCTCGAGGTCATCGTCACCGGCAAAATCACCACCTATCCGGCCGGCTCGCGCTACCAGATCGTCATCGACAGCATGGAGGCCGCCGGGGTCGGCGCCCTGCTCGCGCAGCTGGAACGGCTGAAGGCCAAGCTGGCGGCCGAGGGCCTGTTCGCGCCGGAGCGCAAGCGCCCCCTGCCCACCATGCCGGCCGTGGTCGGCGTGATCACCAGCCCGACCGGCGCGGTGATCCGCGATATCCTGCACCGCATCCGCGACCGCTGGCCCTGCCAAGTTCTGGTCTGGCCGTGCGTGGTTCAGGGCGACGCCGCCGCCGGTCAGGTCAGCGCGGCCATTCGCGGCTTCAACGCCATCCAGCCCGGCGGCCCGGTGCCGCGTCCCGACATCCTGATCGTCGCGCGCGGCGGCGGCTCGGTGGAAGACCTGTGGGCCTTCAACGACGAGAGCCTGGCCCGCACGGTGGCCGAGGGGACCATCCCCCTGATCTCGGCCGTCGGCCACGAGACCGACACCACCCTGATCGACTTCGTCTCGGACCGCCGCGCCCCGACGCCCACGGCCGCCGCCGAGATGGCCACGCCGGTGCTGGCCGAGCTGCGCGCCCTGATCTCGGACTTCGACCGCCGCCTCAACCGCTGCGGCGCGCGCACGATCGAGGAGCGTCGCAGCCGCCTGCTGGGCGCGGCACGAGGGCTGCCCCGCCCAAATGACCTGCTGGCCCTGGCCCAGCAGCGGTTCGACATCGCCTCCGGACGCCTGGACGCGGCCCTGCATCGCAACACCACCGTCCACGCCCAGGATCTGCTGAAGGTCACCGCGCGCCTCACGCCGGACGCCCTGCGCCGCCAGCACGCGGCCAAGGCCGACCGCCTGGCGGACCTGGGCGCCAGGCTGAACGCCTGCGGAACCCGCGCCCCGGAACGCGCCAGGACCCACGCGCGCCTGCCCGTGCTTTGGGAGCGCCTGCGTTCGGCCGGCGCCCGCCGCCTGACCCGCGCCGAGGATCAGCTGGCCAATCTGGACAAGCTGCGCCAGTCGCTGAACCCGCGCCGGCCGATGGAGCTGGGCTTCGCCCTGGTCCGCAAGGCCGATGGAACCATCGTCCGGACGTCCGCCGCCCTGGCCCTGGGCGATCACGTCTCGCTGCAGTTCGCCGACGGCGAGCGCGAGGCGGTGATCGGCGACGAGGGACCCGCGCCCTCTTCCGCTCCGCCGGTCCGTCCGCCGCCCGCGCCGCCGCGTCCCAAACCCGTTCCACCCAAGACCGATCAGGGCGATCTGTTCTGA
- a CDS encoding helix-turn-helix domain-containing protein, which translates to MESRGERLSRAIKGRGISKMMALALDLDVHESAISRWRKDGPMSLENAARISEVLDISLDWLVLGRGEMDAHSAESLASEEFELVQIARKLRRNTLQRLVALLDDMTQSP; encoded by the coding sequence ATGGAGTCCAGGGGGGAACGGCTGAGCCGCGCCATCAAGGGACGCGGCATCTCCAAGATGATGGCCTTGGCGCTGGATCTCGACGTGCACGAGAGCGCCATCAGCCGCTGGCGCAAGGACGGCCCGATGTCGCTGGAGAACGCCGCGCGCATCTCCGAGGTGCTGGACATCTCGCTGGACTGGCTGGTCCTGGGCCGAGGCGAGATGGACGCCCATTCGGCCGAGAGCCTGGCCTCGGAAGAGTTCGAACTCGTCCAGATCGCCCGCAAGCTGAGGCGCAACACGCTGCAGCGCCTCGTGGCGCTGCTGGACGACATGACCCAGTCACCTTGA
- a CDS encoding Hsp33 family molecular chaperone — protein MTDIAPNPGVLDDVVSAFQIEGLPVRGRVVRLGAAVDEVLTRHDYPEPVANLLGEACALAALVGSSLKFEGRLIIQAQGDGPVRYVVVDYDTSGGLRGYCRFDPEEVAKASEGFARPGAKTLLGGGVFIMTLDQGPDMDRYQGVTPIEGETLALCAEQYFQQSEQTPTRVRLAVGQVDTGEGPKWRAGGILIQVIAGDQARGDTQDAWTHAQALFETTGEDELIDPTVSTPTLLWRLFNEDGVRLLDEKPLRAFCRCSEERIGVVLDSFSAQEVADMIEPDGKIHVTCEYCSRVYKLDAPEAA, from the coding sequence ATGACCGACATCGCCCCTAATCCCGGCGTCCTCGACGACGTCGTTTCCGCATTCCAGATCGAAGGCCTGCCTGTGCGCGGCCGCGTCGTTCGCCTCGGCGCCGCCGTCGACGAGGTGCTGACCCGTCACGATTATCCCGAGCCGGTGGCCAACCTGCTGGGCGAGGCCTGCGCCCTGGCCGCCCTGGTCGGCTCCAGCCTGAAGTTCGAGGGCCGCCTGATCATCCAGGCCCAGGGCGACGGCCCGGTGCGCTATGTCGTGGTCGACTACGACACCTCGGGCGGCCTGCGCGGCTATTGCCGGTTCGATCCGGAAGAGGTCGCCAAGGCTTCGGAAGGCTTCGCGCGTCCGGGGGCCAAGACCCTGCTGGGCGGCGGCGTCTTCATCATGACCCTGGACCAGGGCCCGGACATGGACCGCTACCAGGGCGTGACGCCGATCGAGGGCGAGACCCTGGCCCTGTGCGCCGAGCAGTACTTCCAGCAGTCGGAGCAGACCCCGACCCGCGTGCGCCTGGCCGTCGGCCAGGTCGACACCGGCGAGGGCCCCAAGTGGCGGGCCGGCGGCATCCTGATTCAGGTCATCGCGGGCGACCAGGCGCGTGGCGACACCCAGGACGCCTGGACCCACGCGCAGGCCCTGTTCGAGACCACCGGCGAGGACGAGCTGATCGACCCGACCGTCTCGACCCCGACCCTGCTGTGGCGGCTGTTCAACGAGGACGGCGTGCGCCTGCTGGACGAAAAGCCGTTGCGCGCCTTCTGCCGCTGCTCGGAGGAGCGGATCGGCGTGGTGCTGGACTCGTTCTCGGCGCAGGAAGTGGCCGACATGATCGAGCCGGACGGCAAGATACACGTGACATGCGAGTACTGCTCGCGGGTCTACAAGCTGGACGCGCCGGAAGCGGCGTGA
- the gcrA gene encoding cell cycle sigma 70 cofactor GcrA produces the protein MSWTDERVSTLKKLWLDGLSASQIAKQLGGVTRNAVIGKVHRLGLSGRAAPSQPARPAFKAPRPARPAAQAMPSAPRRVTPIEAPSAPVAAAPAPLPAFRHEEPGSATVLTLGAHMCKWPIGDPSSEGFTFCGRRSSEGAPYCVEHARVAYQPQQTKKKGGATELARSLRRYI, from the coding sequence ATGAGCTGGACCGACGAACGGGTCTCGACCTTGAAGAAGCTCTGGCTGGACGGCCTGTCGGCCAGTCAGATCGCCAAGCAACTGGGCGGCGTCACGCGCAACGCCGTCATCGGCAAGGTGCACCGCCTGGGCCTCTCGGGCCGCGCGGCCCCTTCGCAACCGGCGCGTCCGGCGTTCAAGGCCCCGCGTCCGGCCCGTCCGGCCGCCCAGGCCATGCCGTCGGCCCCGCGCCGTGTGACGCCGATCGAGGCGCCTTCGGCCCCCGTGGCCGCCGCGCCGGCGCCACTGCCGGCTTTCCGCCACGAGGAACCGGGCTCGGCCACCGTGCTGACCCTGGGCGCGCACATGTGCAAGTGGCCGATCGGCGACCCGTCGTCGGAAGGCTTCACCTTCTGCGGCCGCCGCTCGTCGGAAGGCGCCCCCTACTGCGTCGAGCACGCTCGGGTCGCCTACCAGCCGCAGCAGACCAAGAAGAAGGGCGGCGCCACCGAGCTCGCCCGTTCGCTTCGCCGCTACATCTAA
- a CDS encoding response regulator, translated as MSAALEKLRFLLVDDNQHIRSIVAAILKGVGVRHIREAMDGAEGLQILRDWQTDIAIVDFKMAPLDGVQFTQLVRNSPDSVDPFLPIIMLTGFAERHRVFEARDAGVTEVVVKPVTARSLLDRINTVIYHPRPFIRSPDYFGPCRRRRVDPSHTGPFRRAGEKDEPNDMVEI; from the coding sequence ATGTCGGCGGCGCTCGAAAAGCTGCGCTTTTTGCTGGTGGACGACAACCAGCACATCCGGTCGATCGTCGCGGCGATCCTGAAGGGTGTGGGGGTCAGGCACATCCGTGAAGCCATGGATGGGGCCGAGGGCCTGCAGATCCTGCGCGACTGGCAGACCGACATCGCCATCGTCGACTTCAAGATGGCGCCGCTGGACGGGGTGCAGTTCACCCAGCTGGTCCGCAACTCGCCCGACAGCGTCGACCCGTTCCTGCCGATCATCATGCTGACCGGCTTCGCCGAGCGTCACCGCGTGTTCGAGGCCCGCGACGCGGGCGTCACCGAGGTGGTCGTCAAGCCGGTGACCGCCCGCTCGCTGCTGGATCGGATCAACACGGTGATCTATCACCCGCGGCCCTTCATCCGGTCGCCGGACTATTTCGGCCCGTGCCGTCGCCGCCGGGTCGACCCCAGCCACACCGGCCCCTTCCGCCGCGCGGGCGAGAAGGACGAGCCGAACGACATGGTCGAGATCTAG
- a CDS encoding aspartate aminotransferase family protein: MSTATSSNSSQHHIMGVYNRAPLAFERGRGARLFSTDGGEYLDCVAGIATCGLGHAHPVLVDALKTQGEKLWHVSNIYTIPEQEVLADKLCAATFADVVFFTNSGTEAIECALKAARRYHVVNGQAERIDVIGFDGSFHGRSYAAVNASGNAGYLDGFGPRLPGFIQLPFGDLEALKAAIGPTTAAIIIEPVQGEGGARALTEAQLLELRQITRDAGVLLIYDEVQSGMGRTGKLFAHEWAPGSEPDIMCVAKALGGGFPVGACLATNEGAKGMTPGTHGSTYGGNPLAMAVGKAAFDAINTEELLDNVKTVAGYFTQQLNGLKDRFPDVIVDIRGKGLLIGIKVVPNNREFMVMARDQKLLIAGGGDNCVRLLPPLNLTVEEASEAIAKLEKACETARAKAAA; encoded by the coding sequence TTGAGCACCGCGACGTCGTCCAACTCCTCGCAGCACCACATCATGGGCGTGTACAACCGCGCTCCGCTGGCGTTCGAACGAGGCCGAGGCGCGCGCCTGTTCTCGACGGACGGCGGCGAATACCTGGACTGCGTGGCGGGCATCGCCACCTGCGGCCTGGGCCACGCCCACCCGGTGCTGGTCGACGCCCTGAAGACCCAGGGCGAGAAGCTCTGGCACGTCTCGAACATCTACACGATCCCCGAGCAGGAAGTGCTGGCCGACAAGCTGTGCGCCGCGACCTTCGCCGACGTGGTGTTCTTCACCAACTCGGGCACCGAGGCGATCGAGTGCGCCCTGAAGGCCGCCCGCCGCTATCACGTGGTGAACGGCCAGGCCGAGCGCATCGACGTGATCGGCTTCGACGGCTCGTTCCACGGCCGCTCGTACGCGGCGGTGAACGCCTCGGGCAACGCCGGCTATCTGGACGGCTTCGGCCCGCGCCTGCCGGGCTTCATCCAGTTGCCGTTCGGCGACCTGGAAGCCCTGAAGGCCGCGATCGGCCCGACGACGGCGGCGATCATCATCGAGCCCGTGCAGGGTGAGGGCGGGGCGCGCGCCCTGACCGAGGCTCAGCTCCTGGAGCTGCGCCAGATCACCCGCGACGCCGGCGTCCTGCTGATCTACGACGAAGTGCAGAGCGGCATGGGCCGGACCGGCAAGCTGTTCGCCCACGAGTGGGCCCCGGGCAGCGAGCCGGACATCATGTGCGTGGCCAAGGCCCTGGGCGGCGGCTTCCCCGTCGGCGCGTGCCTGGCCACGAACGAGGGCGCCAAGGGCATGACCCCCGGCACCCACGGCTCGACCTACGGCGGCAACCCGCTGGCCATGGCGGTCGGCAAGGCGGCCTTCGACGCGATCAACACCGAAGAGCTGCTGGACAACGTCAAGACCGTCGCCGGTTACTTCACCCAGCAGCTGAACGGCCTGAAGGACCGCTTCCCGGACGTCATCGTCGACATCCGCGGCAAGGGCCTGCTGATCGGCATCAAGGTTGTCCCGAACAACCGCGAGTTCATGGTCATGGCCCGTGATCAGAAGCTGCTGATCGCCGGCGGCGGCGACAACTGCGTGCGCCTGCTGCCGCCGCTGAACCTGACCGTCGAGGAAGCCAGCGAAGCGATCGCCAAGCTCGAGAAGGCTTGCGAAACCGCCCGCGCCAAGGCCGCCGCCTAA
- a CDS encoding M23 family metallopeptidase — MAAGLSRRAVLAALPLSTTFAGLPPPGGARAATPALSLSGAFVQGGYAVGRTTPRALVDVDAQVLTTASADGWFVVGFDRDAPPASTLTVTTLDGSAAREATIAAGDFDIQRIDGLPPEQVTPTDPALLERIAAENLRKQAGFASLADIEGFRSGFMLPVVGARRSARFGGQRILNGEPKRPHFGVDLATPVGTPVSAPADGLIAFAETGLHYEGGLVLVGHGQGLITAYLHLSKILVSAGTYVRQGQLIAETGQEGRATGPHLCWRMKWRGRNLDPSLLVGAGPFQS; from the coding sequence TTGGCAGCAGGCCTGAGCCGCCGCGCGGTCCTGGCCGCGCTTCCGCTCTCCACCACCTTCGCCGGCCTGCCCCCTCCTGGCGGAGCCCGGGCCGCGACGCCGGCGCTTTCCTTGTCTGGCGCGTTCGTCCAGGGCGGCTACGCGGTCGGCCGCACCACGCCCCGCGCGCTGGTCGATGTCGACGCACAGGTGCTGACCACCGCCTCGGCCGACGGCTGGTTCGTGGTCGGCTTCGATCGCGACGCTCCGCCCGCCAGCACGCTGACCGTGACCACCCTGGATGGCTCAGCCGCGCGCGAGGCGACGATCGCGGCGGGCGACTTCGACATCCAGCGCATCGACGGCCTGCCGCCCGAACAAGTGACGCCGACCGATCCGGCCCTGCTGGAGCGCATCGCCGCCGAAAACCTGCGCAAGCAGGCCGGCTTCGCCAGCCTCGCCGACATCGAAGGTTTCCGCAGCGGATTCATGCTTCCGGTTGTGGGCGCCCGACGCTCGGCCCGGTTCGGCGGCCAGCGCATCCTCAATGGCGAACCCAAGCGTCCCCATTTTGGGGTTGATCTGGCGACGCCGGTAGGCACGCCGGTGAGCGCCCCGGCCGACGGCCTGATCGCCTTCGCCGAGACCGGACTGCACTACGAGGGCGGTCTGGTCCTGGTCGGTCACGGCCAAGGTCTGATTACCGCCTATCTGCACCTGTCGAAAATCCTTGTTTCAGCAGGGACTTACGTTCGACAGGGCCAGCTGATCGCCGAGACCGGCCAGGAAGGTCGGGCCACCGGCCCACATCTGTGCTGGCGGATGAAGTGGCGCGGCCGCAACCTAGACCCGTCGCTGCTGGTCGGCGCGGGGCCGTTCCAAAGCTGA
- a CDS encoding TetR/AcrR family transcriptional regulator → MSSVRSYNSALRRDQAEATRERILAAMAALVEEGGGQEPTNRAVAERAQVTEVTVYRHFPSRELLLKGLWEHLNRKDGVRVGMPEGPADLLAKIKPLMASFDASPAQIIARITTQQGRAARSSLDPERREAFLAVVAQAAPALPEGEQAKAAAVLQLLYSAYAWLSLREQWNLAGQPAVDALGWATEALLADLKSRGAASIAPDPFAQFDPSALQPES, encoded by the coding sequence ATGTCATCCGTTCGATCCTATAATTCGGCGCTGCGGCGCGACCAGGCCGAGGCCACGCGGGAGCGCATCCTGGCGGCCATGGCGGCGCTGGTGGAGGAGGGCGGCGGCCAGGAGCCGACCAACCGCGCCGTCGCCGAACGCGCCCAGGTCACCGAGGTCACCGTCTATCGCCACTTCCCCAGCCGCGAGCTGCTGCTCAAGGGCCTGTGGGAGCACCTGAACCGCAAGGACGGGGTGCGGGTCGGCATGCCCGAGGGACCGGCCGACCTGCTGGCCAAGATCAAGCCGCTGATGGCCAGCTTCGACGCCAGTCCGGCCCAGATCATCGCCAGGATCACCACCCAGCAGGGCCGGGCGGCGCGCTCCAGCCTGGATCCCGAGCGCCGCGAGGCCTTCCTGGCGGTGGTCGCCCAGGCCGCGCCCGCCCTGCCGGAAGGCGAGCAGGCCAAGGCCGCCGCCGTCCTGCAGTTGCTCTATTCGGCCTATGCGTGGCTATCCCTGCGCGAGCAGTGGAATCTCGCGGGCCAGCCCGCCGTCGACGCCCTGGGCTGGGCGACCGAGGCGCTGCTGGCCGACCTCAAGTCTCGGGGAGCGGCGTCCATCGCACCCGACCCCTTCGCCCAGTTCGACCCAAGCGCCCTGCAGCCGGAAAGCTGA
- the argF gene encoding ornithine carbamoyltransferase, translating to MTTPRHFIDLWKLDGATLRLMLDDAHARKTARKGWPQGKVDADAPAKDRVLSMIFQKNSTRTRFSFDAAMRQLGGSAIISTSSDMQLGRGETIEDTAKVLSRMVDAVMIRANSHADVERFAQVSSVPVINGLTDKSHPCQIMADILTIEEHRGPIAGKTIAWVGDGNNVCSSFIHAAPLLGFELKIACPAVYHADLHDLARAESLQGKVSMTTDAKAAVAGADVVVADTWVSMGDTDHDERLAALEPYQVDDRLMDLAAANGVFLHCLPAHRGEEVTDAVLDGPRSLVWDEAENRIHAQKSVLAWAFGAIG from the coding sequence ATGACCACCCCCCGGCACTTCATCGACCTGTGGAAGCTGGACGGCGCGACCCTGCGCCTGATGCTGGACGACGCCCACGCCCGCAAGACCGCCCGCAAGGGCTGGCCGCAGGGCAAGGTCGACGCCGACGCGCCGGCCAAGGATCGCGTGCTGTCGATGATCTTCCAGAAGAACTCGACCCGCACCCGCTTCTCGTTCGACGCGGCCATGCGCCAGCTGGGCGGCAGCGCCATCATCTCGACCTCGTCGGATATGCAGCTGGGCCGGGGCGAGACCATCGAGGACACCGCCAAGGTGCTGTCGCGCATGGTCGACGCGGTGATGATCCGCGCCAACAGCCACGCCGACGTCGAGCGCTTCGCCCAGGTGTCGAGCGTGCCGGTGATCAACGGCCTGACCGACAAGAGCCATCCCTGCCAGATCATGGCCGACATCCTCACCATCGAGGAGCATCGCGGCCCGATCGCCGGCAAGACGATCGCCTGGGTCGGCGACGGCAACAATGTCTGCTCCAGCTTCATCCACGCCGCGCCGCTGCTGGGCTTCGAGCTGAAGATCGCCTGCCCGGCGGTCTATCACGCCGACCTGCATGACCTGGCGCGCGCCGAGAGCCTTCAGGGCAAGGTCAGCATGACCACCGACGCCAAGGCGGCCGTCGCCGGCGCCGACGTCGTCGTGGCCGACACCTGGGTCTCGATGGGCGACACCGACCATGACGAGCGCCTGGCCGCGCTGGAGCCGTACCAGGTCGACGACCGGCTGATGGACCTGGCCGCCGCCAACGGCGTCTTCCTGCACTGCCTGCCGGCCCACCGGGGCGAGGAAGTCACCGACGCCGTCCTGGACGGGCCGCGCTCGCTGGTCTGGGACGAGGCTGAGAATCGCATCCACGCCCAGAAGTCCGTACTGGCCTGGGCGTTCGGCGCGATCGGCTGA